A single genomic interval of Microbacterium sp. LWO14-1.2 harbors:
- a CDS encoding DUF3515 family protein, which yields MENTPLTPTPAEVSVNRRAVSRNLILGAVALIGLLATLSGCASTVALKPATNANDPECADVTVRLPAAVGEFTGRTTDAQATAAWGDPTIVVFTCGLEPPAPTTLQCVTINSVDWIVDEQDSPYLRLTTYGRTPAAQAYVDTTKLSADAALQALAPAVQILPKTSACSAPDTASSDDEDAPTTGGSGDLP from the coding sequence TTGGAGAACACGCCCCTCACCCCGACCCCCGCCGAGGTCTCAGTCAATCGGCGCGCCGTTTCGCGGAACCTAATCCTCGGAGCCGTCGCACTCATCGGCCTGCTCGCGACATTGTCGGGATGCGCGTCCACTGTCGCATTGAAACCTGCGACAAATGCGAACGACCCCGAATGCGCCGACGTGACGGTTCGGCTCCCCGCAGCCGTCGGAGAGTTCACCGGTCGCACGACCGATGCCCAAGCGACCGCCGCATGGGGAGACCCGACCATCGTCGTCTTTACCTGCGGGCTCGAGCCACCAGCACCGACGACGCTGCAGTGCGTGACCATCAACTCCGTCGATTGGATCGTCGACGAACAAGATTCCCCTTACCTGCGCTTGACGACCTACGGCCGAACGCCCGCAGCCCAGGCCTACGTCGATACGACGAAGCTCTCCGCGGATGCCGCGTTGCAAGCCCTCGCACCCGCGGTCCAGATACTGCCGAAGACGTCCGCCTGCTCCGCGCCGGACACAGCGTCATCGGACGACGAGGACGCGCCGACCACGGGCGGCTCCGGAGACCTCCCGTGA
- a CDS encoding TlpA disulfide reductase family protein, whose protein sequence is MLSEPVPRPPATRVPTAQDHGRRRRIRHAVLASIPVLLLLAGCASNDSLSQQFRDGNEKGFIAGDFQVVEIPQDERGEPVTFEGVTETEEQVASDDYRGDVLVVNFWYAACGPCIVEAPYLEQVWQDYREDGVAFLGVNTYDQPATALSFAKDNGVTYPSVIDVNDGKVKLAFAQVTPIQATPTTLVIDRSGRVAARVIGQLDSASILATLVEDVLEESVP, encoded by the coding sequence ATGCTCAGCGAGCCCGTCCCCCGACCACCCGCCACCCGCGTCCCCACCGCGCAGGACCACGGCCGGCGACGACGTATTCGTCACGCCGTTCTCGCCTCCATACCCGTCCTTCTCCTGCTCGCAGGGTGCGCGTCCAACGACTCCCTCTCCCAGCAATTTAGGGATGGCAACGAGAAAGGCTTCATCGCAGGAGACTTCCAAGTTGTCGAGATCCCGCAAGACGAGCGCGGAGAGCCGGTGACATTCGAAGGGGTCACGGAGACCGAAGAGCAAGTCGCGAGTGACGACTACCGCGGCGACGTCCTCGTCGTGAACTTCTGGTACGCCGCATGCGGCCCCTGCATCGTCGAGGCGCCATACCTCGAACAGGTGTGGCAGGACTATCGCGAGGACGGCGTGGCATTCCTTGGCGTGAACACCTACGACCAACCCGCCACCGCGCTCTCGTTCGCCAAAGACAACGGCGTCACGTATCCGAGCGTGATAGACGTCAACGACGGCAAGGTCAAGCTGGCCTTCGCTCAGGTGACGCCGATCCAAGCCACGCCGACCACCCTGGTCATCGACCGCTCCGGCAGAGTCGCCGCCCGCGTCATCGGCCAACTCGACAGCGCCTCAATCCTCGCGACGCTCGTCGAGGACGTTCTCGAGGAGAGCGTCCCATGA
- a CDS encoding cytochrome c oxidase assembly protein: protein MTPWIPDVAPTFPDYFAVVPGALPVLPVVAGLLALLYMVGAVRMWTHGRRWSIWRTFSFLSGCALLAGTTGLAVENYGYALMSVFMFQQLTLMMAIPPLLILGSPGTLLLRATPHVGLGRTALAVAHAGLRSRLARWALSPWAALPLYLAAFYGLYLAGFADSLLSSTAGHIALEVAFLGAGIIFTIPILSSDPLPVRLSHGGRALDVFAEAALHAFFGVFLMMATTMLITHFVAPTQAMGLDPIEDQRLAGGLAWSYGEAPTLLMLIYVMHRWFREDTARSQAQDRYVDIHGSSELDEYNAYLQKLRERDA, encoded by the coding sequence ATGACTCCGTGGATCCCCGACGTCGCGCCCACCTTCCCTGACTACTTCGCCGTGGTTCCGGGGGCGCTTCCGGTGCTGCCGGTGGTCGCTGGGCTGCTTGCACTTCTCTACATGGTCGGGGCCGTTCGCATGTGGACGCACGGTCGACGCTGGTCCATCTGGCGTACGTTCAGCTTCCTCAGCGGCTGCGCGCTCCTGGCTGGGACGACCGGTCTCGCCGTGGAGAATTACGGCTACGCGTTGATGTCGGTGTTCATGTTCCAGCAGCTCACTCTGATGATGGCGATTCCGCCGCTACTCATCCTGGGATCTCCGGGCACGTTGCTGCTCCGCGCCACCCCGCACGTAGGGCTGGGGCGTACGGCACTCGCCGTCGCCCACGCGGGGCTGCGCAGCAGACTCGCGCGCTGGGCTCTGAGCCCATGGGCGGCGCTCCCTCTCTATCTGGCCGCGTTCTACGGCCTGTACCTCGCGGGGTTCGCAGACTCCCTCCTGAGCTCGACCGCGGGACACATCGCCCTCGAGGTGGCGTTCCTCGGCGCGGGCATCATCTTCACAATCCCCATCCTGAGCTCCGACCCGCTACCCGTTCGCCTCAGTCACGGCGGCCGCGCCCTCGATGTGTTCGCCGAAGCCGCGCTGCACGCCTTCTTCGGAGTGTTCCTCATGATGGCCACCACCATGCTCATCACCCACTTCGTCGCGCCCACGCAGGCCATGGGACTCGACCCCATCGAAGACCAGCGGCTCGCCGGCGGACTCGCCTGGTCGTACGGCGAGGCCCCCACGCTCCTGATGCTGATCTACGTCATGCACCGATGGTTCCGAGAGGACACCGCACGATCCCAGGCACAGGACCGGTACGTAGACATCCACGGATCATCCGAGCTGGATGAGTACAACGCTTACCTCCAGAAACTCCGCGAGCGGGACGCCTGA
- a CDS encoding signal peptidase II, producing the protein MSARVPKLAIAFAVAGATVIIDQVSKAVALAQLSTTERIPLLGDLFGLQLAFNPGAILSFGSSATPLLTAVGIAATVVLIRSAIRSRTTWWAVGIGFILGGAIGNVLDRLFAPPAFGRGYVTDFLAYSDLFIGNLADVALGVGAVVLVVGLLRRRRGPDDDVVTPPASMPQDMSEGWGRS; encoded by the coding sequence ATGAGTGCGCGCGTGCCGAAGCTCGCCATTGCGTTCGCCGTCGCCGGTGCGACCGTCATCATCGACCAAGTGTCGAAGGCGGTCGCCTTGGCGCAACTGAGTACCACGGAGCGCATTCCGCTACTGGGAGACCTCTTCGGGCTGCAACTGGCGTTCAACCCGGGTGCCATCCTGTCGTTCGGTTCCAGCGCGACTCCGCTGCTGACCGCAGTCGGAATCGCAGCGACGGTCGTGCTCATCAGGAGCGCAATTCGATCCCGTACCACGTGGTGGGCGGTCGGTATCGGGTTCATTCTCGGGGGAGCCATCGGCAACGTCCTGGACCGTCTCTTCGCACCCCCTGCGTTCGGCCGCGGGTACGTCACCGACTTCCTCGCCTACTCGGACCTCTTCATCGGCAATCTGGCGGACGTGGCGCTGGGGGTCGGTGCCGTCGTGCTGGTCGTCGGGCTTCTTCGGCGCCGCCGTGGTCCAGACGACGACGTCGTCACGCCTCCCGCTTCGATGCCACAGGACATGAGCGAAGGATGGGGACGCTCATGA
- a CDS encoding DUF6804 family protein produces the protein MTQKKRTPSTYQRNALAPSLLAAAVLFLAPVLLASDWASVILYVTSILAVIVGWFAVQARHWWWIPVFIAIAVLWNPVMPFPFAGPVWTGIQPAAAVVFLVAGSLIKFPRP, from the coding sequence ATGACACAGAAGAAGCGGACCCCTTCCACTTATCAGCGGAACGCCCTTGCTCCGAGTCTGCTCGCAGCCGCGGTGCTGTTCCTCGCCCCCGTGCTGCTGGCGAGTGACTGGGCCTCGGTCATCCTCTACGTCACGTCGATCCTCGCGGTCATCGTCGGATGGTTCGCCGTGCAAGCGCGCCACTGGTGGTGGATCCCGGTGTTCATCGCCATCGCCGTCCTGTGGAATCCCGTCATGCCCTTCCCGTTCGCCGGACCGGTCTGGACCGGAATCCAGCCCGCGGCAGCAGTCGTCTTCCTGGTAGCGGGAAGCCTTATCAAGTTCCCCCGACCCTGA
- a CDS encoding thioredoxin domain-containing protein produces the protein MKPAVKAGLAALAVTIVLIIVAVIVVIVNQQNTAPPESENGSSTAQVLRENSHVLDDGGDGAVTVVEFLDFECEACGAFYPVVEDLRERYDGEITYVIRYFPLPGHLNSRNAAFAAEAAAQQGRLEEMYRKLFETQAQWGEAQESRASLFRGFAEEIGLDMAAYDTAISDPATVARVDLDYNDGQALGVSGTPTFFVNGDAITLERYDDLENAVLSAGKGT, from the coding sequence ATGAAACCCGCCGTCAAAGCCGGCCTCGCTGCCCTTGCCGTAACCATCGTCCTGATTATCGTCGCGGTAATCGTCGTCATCGTTAACCAGCAGAACACTGCGCCGCCAGAATCCGAGAACGGAAGCTCTACGGCGCAGGTGCTCCGCGAGAACTCACACGTTCTCGACGACGGGGGAGACGGGGCAGTCACCGTCGTTGAATTCCTCGACTTCGAATGCGAAGCGTGCGGAGCCTTCTACCCCGTGGTCGAAGACCTTCGCGAGCGCTACGACGGCGAGATCACCTATGTCATCCGCTATTTCCCGCTACCGGGTCACCTGAACTCCAGGAATGCCGCGTTCGCTGCCGAAGCGGCTGCGCAGCAGGGACGCCTTGAGGAGATGTACCGCAAGCTCTTCGAGACGCAGGCTCAATGGGGTGAAGCTCAGGAATCGCGGGCGAGCCTGTTCCGAGGCTTCGCTGAGGAGATCGGCCTGGACATGGCCGCTTACGATACCGCGATCTCTGACCCCGCGACGGTCGCACGAGTCGATCTCGACTACAACGACGGTCAGGCACTGGGAGTGAGCGGAACTCCGACGTTCTTCGTGAACGGCGATGCCATCACACTCGAGCGCTACGACGACCTCGAGAACGCGGTCCTCTCAGCGGGCAAGGGAACATGA
- a CDS encoding cytochrome c biogenesis CcdA family protein: MSPGTLIVDGVLWIAIPVAILAGLVSFVSPCVLPLVPGYLGYLGGTVRPEQGKSGSQESHRGRLMLGVTLFIAGFTTVFVAVTILGGAFGFVLLQYANILTRVFGVVIIVMGFVFIGLFGVAQRTMRPRIGSRAGLVGAPLLGFALGVGWTPCIGPTLAAIISMSWNLGDPARAGLLGLAYSLGLGIPFIVLAAGWGWASSSLAFLRRHVRTLNLIGGAMLVALGILMVSGLWTALMSQLQQVIINVPLPL; this comes from the coding sequence ATGAGCCCTGGAACGCTTATCGTCGACGGAGTTCTGTGGATCGCCATCCCCGTGGCGATCCTCGCCGGGCTCGTCTCCTTCGTTTCACCGTGCGTCCTCCCTTTGGTGCCCGGGTACCTGGGGTATCTCGGTGGAACTGTGCGGCCAGAACAGGGCAAGAGCGGAAGCCAAGAGTCGCACCGCGGTCGACTGATGCTGGGGGTGACGCTGTTCATCGCAGGCTTCACGACCGTCTTCGTCGCCGTGACCATCCTCGGGGGTGCGTTCGGCTTCGTGCTGCTGCAGTACGCGAACATTCTCACCAGGGTGTTCGGCGTTGTCATCATCGTGATGGGCTTCGTCTTCATCGGACTCTTCGGCGTCGCGCAGCGAACAATGCGCCCACGGATCGGCAGTCGTGCAGGTCTGGTTGGCGCCCCGCTGCTGGGGTTCGCACTCGGAGTGGGATGGACGCCCTGCATCGGCCCGACACTCGCCGCAATCATCTCGATGTCATGGAACTTGGGTGACCCCGCTCGGGCCGGCCTGCTCGGGCTGGCGTACTCGCTCGGCCTCGGTATCCCCTTCATTGTCCTCGCCGCCGGGTGGGGATGGGCGTCCTCCTCGCTCGCCTTCCTCCGGCGCCATGTCCGCACGCTCAACCTCATCGGCGGAGCGATGCTCGTCGCTCTCGGGATCCTGATGGTCTCCGGCCTCTGGACCGCTCTCATGTCCCAACTTCAGCAGGTGATTATCAATGTCCCGCTCCCTCTCTGA
- a CDS encoding copper resistance CopC family protein — protein sequence MTSVSTRIRRVSGAVCAAAVAIVLLTATPASAHDNLTDAVPSAGETVTNLDTVALTFSGELIDFSQTSFAQVQGPDGLFYESSCSTIELNVLTTPVALRASGTYTVLWNAVSSDGHPISESYQFDYAADPTATVALGWDAPACGNEGTRTQPGAALTSAPMPTDATNSAPPTQDTDREPRADGADESVVALAVVGGVVVLGVLAMATVLVVHRRRKRAE from the coding sequence ATGACATCCGTCTCCACCCGAATCCGCCGCGTGAGCGGTGCCGTATGCGCCGCCGCTGTCGCAATCGTGCTGCTGACCGCAACCCCAGCCTCCGCACATGACAATCTCACCGACGCTGTGCCATCGGCGGGCGAGACAGTCACCAACCTCGACACAGTCGCACTGACTTTCAGCGGGGAGCTCATCGACTTCAGCCAGACGAGCTTCGCCCAGGTGCAGGGCCCCGACGGGCTCTTCTACGAGTCGTCGTGCTCCACCATCGAACTCAACGTGCTCACCACCCCCGTCGCCCTCAGAGCGTCGGGCACCTACACGGTGCTCTGGAACGCTGTGTCCAGCGACGGGCACCCCATCTCCGAGTCATACCAGTTCGACTACGCAGCGGATCCGACGGCGACCGTCGCACTCGGTTGGGACGCACCGGCGTGCGGGAACGAAGGCACCCGTACTCAACCAGGAGCAGCGCTGACCAGTGCCCCGATGCCGACCGACGCCACCAACTCGGCGCCGCCCACACAAGATACCGACCGAGAGCCGCGCGCTGACGGGGCAGATGAGAGCGTCGTGGCCCTGGCCGTTGTCGGAGGCGTCGTCGTGCTGGGAGTTCTGGCGATGGCGACCGTGCTCGTGGTGCACCGTCGACGCAAGCGCGCGGAGTGA
- a CDS encoding cytochrome c oxidase assembly protein — protein sequence MSASGLRLAGPALLLTSALVALLLGLVIGGGADPRVTSDPGAVVRWGLPVAKLIVNLGAAVMVGSAVLAAYALTQGEKEFDTALDVASIGAAVLTIGAGVTGYLTFLSSFNPEVSLGPGFGQQFGRFLLETELGRVWLITTVMAAILTVISYAFRGWAAALLLTFLSLASLVPMATQGHSGSLANHDAAVISLVLHITSAAVWLGGLLALVFLRPSAREHRLRAIVERYSTIALVAFVVVSVSGVARAMTSVSGWRELLSAYGAVLLVKVVALTLLGVVGVAHRQWYIRRGVGERAPFWTFVTVEFAVMGIASGAAAALARTPAPADTSAPALTTPAEILTEAPLPPELTLVRWLSGNDVNLLWVMVAGFGVFFYLMGVRRLRRRGEAWSGLRTFAWISGMVLLAWVNSGAVAVYSDYLHSVDAAGRMLMLLVVPSLLVFGAPYRLALEGITNRTDGSRGIREWLRAGERSRIVLFLRHPIVAMCTFAFIVWGVSATGLLRDSLADPLVHELRVVALLVAGSLVTAAILRPAGTYPRRMRVVVVFGSAAALASVGSWVLLQSGLIAASWFGAMGRQWGLEPMADQQAAGMVILLSAPMLLLFGLSVDYILSGHSTRSPQEVDRPLHSTRKAIS from the coding sequence GTGAGCGCCAGCGGGCTCCGACTGGCCGGACCCGCCCTCCTGCTCACCTCAGCGCTGGTCGCGCTCCTCCTGGGATTGGTGATAGGTGGCGGGGCTGATCCACGGGTCACCAGCGACCCCGGCGCGGTCGTCCGGTGGGGACTGCCGGTCGCGAAGCTCATCGTCAACCTCGGGGCGGCGGTCATGGTGGGATCGGCCGTCCTTGCTGCGTACGCGCTCACACAGGGCGAGAAGGAGTTCGATACCGCCCTGGATGTCGCCTCCATCGGTGCCGCAGTGCTCACCATCGGCGCAGGAGTCACTGGTTATCTCACCTTCCTGTCATCGTTCAATCCTGAGGTGTCACTCGGCCCGGGATTCGGTCAGCAGTTCGGCAGATTCCTCCTCGAGACGGAGCTGGGCCGCGTCTGGCTCATCACAACAGTGATGGCCGCGATACTCACGGTGATCTCGTATGCGTTCCGGGGATGGGCGGCCGCGCTGTTGCTGACGTTCCTTTCGCTGGCGTCGCTGGTCCCGATGGCCACGCAAGGTCATTCCGGAAGCCTCGCCAATCATGATGCTGCGGTCATCTCGCTCGTGCTGCACATCACCAGCGCGGCGGTATGGCTCGGCGGTCTTCTCGCGCTGGTCTTCCTCAGGCCGTCTGCGCGCGAGCACCGTCTGCGGGCAATCGTCGAGCGATACTCGACCATCGCACTCGTCGCCTTCGTGGTCGTCTCCGTGTCCGGAGTCGCCCGCGCGATGACGTCTGTCAGCGGCTGGCGAGAACTTCTCAGCGCGTACGGAGCTGTGCTCTTGGTGAAGGTGGTGGCGCTCACGCTCCTCGGCGTCGTGGGTGTCGCGCACCGTCAGTGGTACATCCGCCGTGGGGTCGGAGAGCGGGCACCGTTCTGGACGTTCGTCACCGTCGAGTTCGCGGTCATGGGCATCGCGAGTGGTGCCGCAGCGGCGCTCGCCCGCACGCCCGCGCCGGCAGACACCTCAGCTCCGGCGCTGACGACACCGGCTGAGATCCTCACCGAAGCGCCGCTTCCGCCCGAGCTCACACTCGTCCGTTGGCTGAGTGGGAACGACGTGAATCTCCTGTGGGTGATGGTCGCCGGTTTCGGAGTCTTCTTCTATCTGATGGGTGTCCGTCGCCTGCGGCGTCGCGGCGAGGCGTGGAGCGGCCTGCGCACGTTCGCGTGGATCAGCGGGATGGTGCTGCTGGCTTGGGTGAACAGTGGGGCGGTCGCTGTCTACTCCGACTACCTCCACAGCGTCGACGCGGCGGGACGGATGCTCATGCTCCTCGTGGTTCCCTCCCTCCTCGTGTTTGGCGCGCCATATCGCCTGGCATTGGAGGGAATCACCAACCGCACCGATGGGAGCCGTGGAATCCGCGAGTGGCTGCGAGCAGGGGAGCGCTCGCGGATCGTCCTCTTCCTGCGCCACCCCATAGTCGCGATGTGCACGTTCGCTTTTATCGTGTGGGGCGTATCCGCCACTGGCCTCTTGCGCGATTCCCTCGCCGATCCCTTGGTGCATGAATTGCGCGTCGTCGCGCTGCTCGTAGCGGGAAGCTTGGTGACCGCTGCGATCCTCCGTCCTGCCGGCACATATCCCCGGCGGATGCGTGTGGTTGTCGTGTTCGGATCGGCTGCCGCGCTGGCGAGTGTAGGCAGTTGGGTGCTGCTTCAGAGCGGCCTGATTGCTGCGAGCTGGTTCGGGGCGATGGGTCGTCAATGGGGCCTGGAGCCGATGGCGGACCAACAAGCAGCCGGCATGGTGATCCTGCTCTCGGCGCCAATGCTGCTCCTCTTCGGCCTCAGCGTCGACTACATACTCAGCGGGCACTCCACTCGCTCACCACAGGAGGTCGACCGACCCCTCCACTCCACTCGAAAGGCCATCTCATGA
- the lnt gene encoding apolipoprotein N-acyltransferase: MSTRLLTAPTSEARTTNSDLTRPLVGVWVAVSLSAVGGLAMDLATPEVSWWPLAFVSVILTLVATVGRSVGGALLVGLAFGVTFYALHLDWVGQFLGPLPRIALSGLQALLFGLGAVPIALAYRWTSRFRGRRVWQIVAVPALVGGLWVAREIVLGSWPYGGFPWVRLGMTQVESPFPEATSWIGVTGLSLTIAVIAASIVQWLRIGLRAVSVLTPAVVLIFGLSVTPQYATTGAGTFAVGWVQGNGPSGYFDGRASGDLLKAQVAASEPILDRNMDVLVWPEGSAEFDPFRNRQAASELNRIVSRTGAPLLANAATARGDETFNTSFLWTANPGSSQVHDKVNPVPFGEYVPDRWLYERLAPDLVGLIQREYTAGTNPPVVTVGETDIGLAICFDVIFDDVIRAAAEQDVKLYIFQTNNADFRGSDENLQQLAFARMRAIQTGKSVVNVSTVGTSQVIAPDGAILDTAGVDTVAAAITDVPLRSGIAPGILAEKWLALSAPLLAFGSLATLALIVRRASSYGPDSTPEPESGGPNRDHT; this comes from the coding sequence ATGTCGACGAGACTCCTCACTGCGCCGACGTCTGAGGCCCGAACGACGAACAGTGATCTCACACGACCACTCGTCGGTGTATGGGTCGCCGTTTCGCTGTCGGCGGTCGGCGGACTCGCCATGGACCTCGCGACTCCCGAGGTCAGTTGGTGGCCCCTCGCGTTCGTCAGCGTCATCCTCACCTTGGTTGCGACCGTCGGACGTAGCGTCGGCGGAGCGCTGCTCGTCGGTCTCGCGTTCGGTGTCACCTTCTACGCGCTTCACCTCGATTGGGTTGGTCAGTTCCTCGGGCCGTTGCCACGCATCGCGTTGTCGGGGCTGCAGGCTCTCTTGTTCGGGCTCGGTGCGGTTCCCATAGCGCTGGCATACCGATGGACGAGCCGCTTCCGCGGCCGTCGCGTCTGGCAGATCGTCGCCGTACCCGCGCTGGTCGGCGGGTTGTGGGTTGCCCGCGAGATCGTGCTCGGATCGTGGCCGTACGGCGGGTTCCCCTGGGTGCGACTCGGGATGACCCAGGTCGAGAGCCCGTTCCCGGAAGCTACATCGTGGATCGGTGTGACCGGGCTCTCGCTCACCATCGCGGTCATCGCTGCGAGCATCGTGCAGTGGCTTCGTATCGGGTTGCGCGCAGTGTCCGTTCTGACGCCCGCTGTCGTCCTGATTTTCGGACTCAGTGTGACACCGCAATATGCGACGACAGGCGCGGGCACATTCGCGGTTGGGTGGGTCCAAGGCAACGGTCCCTCAGGCTACTTCGACGGTAGAGCCTCGGGTGACCTGCTCAAAGCACAGGTCGCGGCATCGGAACCGATTCTCGACCGGAACATGGACGTGCTCGTCTGGCCCGAAGGATCGGCGGAGTTCGACCCGTTCCGCAACCGACAGGCCGCCTCTGAACTGAATCGGATCGTGTCCCGGACGGGGGCGCCGCTTCTGGCGAACGCGGCGACGGCACGAGGCGATGAGACGTTCAACACCTCCTTCCTGTGGACGGCAAACCCCGGCAGCTCTCAAGTCCACGACAAGGTCAATCCCGTCCCATTCGGCGAGTACGTCCCCGACCGATGGTTGTACGAGCGCCTTGCCCCCGACCTCGTCGGGCTGATCCAGCGCGAGTACACTGCCGGCACGAACCCACCCGTCGTGACCGTCGGCGAGACCGACATCGGTCTCGCGATCTGCTTCGACGTGATCTTCGACGACGTGATCCGTGCCGCTGCTGAGCAAGATGTGAAGCTCTACATCTTCCAAACCAACAACGCGGACTTCCGCGGCTCCGACGAGAACCTTCAGCAACTGGCCTTTGCCCGGATGCGTGCCATCCAGACCGGTAAGAGCGTGGTGAACGTTTCCACTGTGGGCACCAGTCAAGTCATAGCCCCGGACGGCGCGATCCTCGACACAGCAGGCGTCGACACGGTCGCTGCCGCAATCACGGATGTGCCGCTCCGCTCAGGCATCGCACCAGGCATCCTCGCGGAGAAGTGGCTCGCGTTGAGCGCGCCATTGCTCGCGTTCGGAAGCCTCGCAACACTTGCCCTCATCGTTCGACGTGCATCGTCGTACGGCCCAGACTCGACCCCCGAACCCGAATCCGGAGGCCCGAACCGTGACCACACATGA
- a CDS encoding NAD(P)-binding domain-containing protein codes for MTLLGLSHRRVIIVGSGHAGLSVAAELSRSGLKPQRDFAVIDSNPDGRRSWAFRWSSMTLLTEAGRSTVAGRHLTGDPYRRPSPREIEQHLLDVEAALGLTTLWGIRATGVDRLGDGSTLLLSTNEGPVQTRNIVCATGSAARPRIPSWAVDAAVPGIMVHSADYRGPSQIPSGDVLVVGAGHSGQEIARELSRTHRVTLSSQPSAVSAARPARRGVGRRRALARGGAALSLDPEWEQLGIEVLPAAIAADGAHIVFDDGRRIAPQSIIYATGYLPADGWLPRPVLDATSSRRKRGTTSVPGLFVVGMPSHGSQDSDTFDGARRDAISIARHIMKRP; via the coding sequence ATGACACTCCTAGGCCTCTCTCATCGTCGAGTCATCATCGTCGGCTCCGGCCACGCCGGTCTCTCCGTCGCCGCCGAACTCTCGCGTTCGGGCCTGAAGCCGCAACGGGACTTCGCCGTCATCGACAGCAATCCTGACGGGCGTCGTTCGTGGGCGTTCCGCTGGTCGTCGATGACACTCCTGACGGAGGCAGGGCGGAGCACGGTCGCCGGGCGGCATCTCACAGGCGACCCCTATCGACGCCCGTCGCCGCGAGAGATCGAACAGCATCTTCTCGACGTCGAGGCCGCCCTAGGCCTCACGACGCTGTGGGGCATCAGAGCGACAGGCGTGGACCGTCTGGGGGACGGATCCACTCTGCTTCTGTCAACGAACGAAGGGCCGGTACAGACGCGCAACATCGTCTGCGCGACCGGGTCTGCGGCTCGACCTCGGATCCCGAGCTGGGCGGTAGACGCCGCGGTGCCGGGGATCATGGTTCATAGCGCCGACTATCGCGGACCGAGCCAGATTCCCAGCGGTGACGTGCTGGTCGTCGGAGCCGGCCACAGCGGCCAAGAGATCGCGCGCGAGCTCAGTCGTACGCACCGCGTCACGCTGTCGTCCCAGCCCTCGGCGGTCTCCGCAGCTCGACCGGCACGACGCGGCGTCGGGCGGCGTCGGGCACTAGCGCGAGGTGGGGCAGCGCTCTCACTGGATCCGGAATGGGAACAACTCGGCATCGAAGTGCTGCCTGCGGCCATTGCCGCAGATGGAGCGCACATCGTCTTCGACGATGGTCGTCGTATCGCTCCGCAGTCCATCATCTACGCGACCGGATACCTGCCCGCGGACGGCTGGCTTCCCCGTCCGGTACTCGATGCCACGTCCAGTCGCCGGAAGCGCGGGACTACGAGCGTCCCAGGTCTGTTCGTCGTCGGCATGCCGAGCCACGGTAGCCAGGATTCAGACACCTTCGACGGGGCACGCCGCGACGCGATCTCGATTGCACGCCACATCATGAAGCGCCCCTGA
- a CDS encoding M23 family metallopeptidase, whose protein sequence is MGTLTVASSFMVGMTIPAETVAATRTDTTARFAPSESDRSAADSDIQAFVVPEDAAAEDLGRSSGFSVTSVPQLAAAAGIRYFSGSLLLDPDAEVQWPFPVSVPTSSSFGPRWGRMHEGADFTPGEGAQIRAVAGGTVRIATENGGAFGVTVYIESKIDGQTVFSRYAHMLRGSLGVREGETVSVGAVVGRVGNTGRSFGAHLHLELSTEDGTVDPVAWLREKTGG, encoded by the coding sequence GTGGGCACATTGACCGTCGCTTCCTCGTTTATGGTCGGCATGACGATCCCGGCCGAGACCGTCGCGGCGACCAGGACGGATACCACGGCGCGGTTCGCGCCTTCCGAGAGCGACCGATCCGCCGCCGATAGTGACATTCAGGCGTTTGTCGTGCCGGAGGATGCTGCGGCGGAGGACCTTGGTCGGTCGAGCGGCTTCAGCGTGACGTCCGTCCCGCAGCTCGCGGCGGCAGCAGGAATCCGTTACTTCAGTGGATCCCTGCTGCTCGACCCCGATGCTGAGGTGCAATGGCCGTTCCCGGTCAGCGTGCCCACGTCGTCGAGTTTCGGGCCCAGGTGGGGACGAATGCATGAAGGCGCCGACTTCACACCAGGTGAGGGAGCTCAGATCCGCGCCGTGGCCGGCGGGACGGTCCGCATCGCGACCGAGAACGGAGGGGCGTTCGGGGTCACGGTCTACATTGAGAGCAAGATCGACGGGCAGACGGTATTCAGCCGCTACGCGCACATGTTGCGCGGCTCCCTCGGAGTTCGCGAGGGGGAGACAGTCTCCGTCGGTGCGGTCGTCGGACGAGTCGGTAACACCGGACGCAGTTTTGGTGCGCACCTGCACCTTGAACTGTCGACAGAAGACGGAACTGTCGATCCTGTCGCTTGGTTGCGGGAGAAAACCGGTGGATGA